The genomic segment GCGGCTGAGCGGGCGCTCACGGCGTTCCTCACGGCCTTCGCCCTTCGGCGCAAAGCGTTCACCACCCCCGCGACGGCCGGTGCGCGGCGCGCCCTCGCCTTCGGTCCGGCGCAGGCGCATCGGCGTGCGCGTCTGGGTCTCGCTTTCCGACGGCAGGTTGCGCGGGTCGATCTTGTCCCCCAGCAGTTCGCGCACGACGCGCGGGCCGATTTCCTCAACCTCGCCCGGCTCGATATCGCCGAGCTGGAACGGGCCATAGGCCAGACGGATCAGGCGGTTGACCTTCAAGCCCAGGCTGTCGAGCACCTTACGGACTTCGCGGTTCTTGCCTTCGTTGAGCGACACGGTGATCCACAGATTGGCGCGGCCATCGGCCTTTTCCTGCGCTTTGTCCAGCTTGGCTTCGATCGGGCCGTATTGCACGCCTTCGACCGTCACGCCGGTTTTCAGCGTGTCGAGCGCCGCCTGCGTGGTGCGCCCCAGCGCCCGCACGCGATAGACGCGCGTCCAGCCAGTCGTCGGCAGTTCCAGCGCGCGCGCCAGTTCGCCATCATTGGTCAGCAGCAGCAGGCCTTCGGAATTGATGTCGAGGCGGCCCACCGAAATCACGCGCGGCAATTCCTGCGGCAGCGAATTGAACACTGTGGGGCGGCCCTGCGGGTCCTGATGGGTGGTCATCAGGCCGACCGGCTTGTGATAGCGCCACACGCGGGTGGACTCGGCCTTGCGGATCGGCTTGCCTTCGACGGTGATCAGGTCATCGGGCGATACGGTGGTCGCCGGGGTATCGAGCAGGCGGCCATTGACGGCGATCTTACCCAAACCAATCAGGCGCTCGACTTCGCGGCGCGAGGCCAGACCGGCACGCGCCAGCACCTTGGCGATGCGCTCCGGCGGGCGCGCGGGCTTACCAAAGGACTTGTCAGCCGGGCCTTTTTTGGCCGCAGGCTTTTTGACGTAGGATTTTTTGGGGGTGGCGTCGCTGGCAACGCTCTCGGTCGGAGCGGCGGATTCGGGGGTATTATGGTCTTCAGACATCATCATTTTCCTGACTGGGCCTGCTCACGCAGGGCCTTTTAACTTGACGCCGCAGCGGTTTGCCGGTCATCAACCCCTATGGACTCTCCACAGGACATGACTGACGAAACCCTGATGCGTCTGGCGCTGGACGAGGCCGAAAAGGCCGCCCAGGCCGGCGAGGTGCCGAT from the Asticcacaulis excentricus genome contains:
- a CDS encoding pseudouridine synthase, giving the protein MSEDHNTPESAAPTESVASDATPKKSYVKKPAAKKGPADKSFGKPARPPERIAKVLARAGLASRREVERLIGLGKIAVNGRLLDTPATTVSPDDLITVEGKPIRKAESTRVWRYHKPVGLMTTHQDPQGRPTVFNSLPQELPRVISVGRLDINSEGLLLLTNDGELARALELPTTGWTRVYRVRALGRTTQAALDTLKTGVTVEGVQYGPIEAKLDKAQEKADGRANLWITVSLNEGKNREVRKVLDSLGLKVNRLIRLAYGPFQLGDIEPGEVEEIGPRVVRELLGDKIDPRNLPSESETQTRTPMRLRRTEGEGAPRTGRRGGGERFAPKGEGREERRERPLSRDEAFRRKYEAKEFGERDFDERPRFEGDGQARDRRPEREEREWTPRAERPRRDFNTGEFKPRSEGSFKPRGDRPQRDFKPRGEGDFKPRGDRPQRDFKPRGEGDFKPRGERSYGDKPRFDKPRGERPAGDRPQRDFKPRGEGDFKPRGERSYGDKPRFDKPRGERPAGDRPQRDFKPRGEGDFKPRGDRNFGDKPRFDKPRGERPAGDRPQRDFKPRGEGDFKPRGERSFGDRPAGKSFGGKPGGGKSFGGKPGGFKPGGRPGGFAGKGAPRKPRPE